A stretch of Megalobrama amblycephala isolate DHTTF-2021 linkage group LG14, ASM1881202v1, whole genome shotgun sequence DNA encodes these proteins:
- the LOC125245242 gene encoding uncharacterized protein LOC125245242: protein MFKLNLDETWQNSDGFCRSSTFGKKTVKENKTIMMIGATGAGKTTLINSMINYILGMQWKDDFRFVLIDEGKQKSQAESQTSEITAYQINYMDGFQIPYSLTIVDTPGFGDTRGISHDQKITKQIHELFSAHGGIDCIDAVCFVVQASLARLTHTQKYIFDSILSIFGKDIAENILVMVTFADGKTPPVLEAITVSQVPCSTTNSGEPLHFKFNNSAVFATNNQSAADDCDNFDQMYWKLGCSSMKKFFESLNKLETKSLSLTREVLKERQQLEVLVEGLTPQINVGLTKLDEIKKTKAALEQHKAEMDANKNFEYELEVTVPKKMENNTGYYLTNCQMCQYTCHGACSRADDKDKYLCKVMKDGKCTVCPGKCAWSVHYNQKYKWNYVTEKTKETYQDLKKRYEDAHGKVMSKEKIFEELEKEFQVVQYIVAILIEKSQKTLEHLQEIALKPNPLSTPDYIDLMIESEKEEAKPGFLDRIRSLKDVRKKAEIISKVNKGEVLPEDLKMYKPEITNKETAFDARVLLGMAKNFFQETASTFQEKVCNVLHL from the coding sequence ATGTTTAAACTCAACCTGGATGAAACATGGCAGAACAGTGATGGATTTTGCAGAAGCAGCACATTTGGGAAAAAGACAGTAAAAGAGAACAAGACCATTATGATGATCGGAGCCACAGGAGCAGGAAAAACCACTCTAATTAACAGCATGATCAACTACATTCTTGGAATGCAATGGAAAGATGACTTCCGGTTTGTGTTAATAGATGAAGGGAAGCAGAAATCTCAGGCTGAAAGTCAGACTTCAGAGATCACGGCATATCAAATCAATTACATGGATGGTTTCCAGATTCCGTATTCTCTGACTATTGTGGACACACCAGGCTTTGGTGATACCAGAGGAATTTCACATGACCAGAAAATCACAAAGCAAATTCATGAGTTGTTTTCTGCCCATGGAGGGATCGATTGCATTGATGCCGTGTGTTTTGTAGTACAGGCTTCTCTTGCCcgtctgacacacacacagaaatacaTCTTTGACTCCATTCTTTCCATATTTGGGAAGGATATTGCTGAAAACATCCTTGTGATGGTCACCTTTGCAGATGGGAAAACACCTCCAGTTCTTGAGGCCATCACAGTCTCCCAGGTGCCCTGTTCCACCACTAACTCTGGAGAGCCTCTTCACTTCAAGTTCAACAACTCTGCTGTGTTTGCTACCAATAATCAATCTGCAGCAGATGACTGTGACAACTTTGACCAAATGTACTGGAAGCTGGGATGTTCTAGCATGAAAAAATTCTTCGAATCCCTCAACAAGTTGGAAACCAAGAGCTTGTCTCTGACACGCGAGGTCCTAAAAGAGCGGCAACAGCTGGAAGTGCTTGTGGAAGGTCTCACGCCCCAAATCAATGTTGGTCTGACAAAACTGGATGAAATCAAGAAGACAAAAGCTGCTCTGGAGCAACACAAAGCAGAAATGGATGCTAACAAGAATTTTGAATATGAATTAGAAGTAACTGTCCCCAAAAAGATGGAAAACAACACTGGCTACTACTTAACCAACTGCCAAATGTGTCAATACACATGTCATGGGGCATGCAGTCGTGCAGATGACAAAGATAAGTATTTGTGCAAAGTCATGAAAGATGGAAAGTGTACGGTCTGTCCTGGAAAGTGTGCTTGGAGTGTTCACTATAATCAGAAATACAAATGGAATTATGTCACAGAAAAGACAAAGGAAACTTATCAGGATTTAAAAAAGCGATATGAGGATGCACATGGAAAGGTCATGTCAAAAGAAAAGATCTTTGAAGAGCTTGAAAAGGAGTTTCAGGTTGTCCAGTATATTGTGGCCATACTAATAGAAAAATCTCAGAAGACCTTGGAGCATCTGCAGGAAATTGCCCTCAAGCCCAATCCTCTGTCCACCCCTGACTACATTGATCTGATGATTGAGTCTGAGAAAGAAGAAGCCAAACCTGGATTTCTAGATCGCATTCGGTCTCTAAAAGACGTCAGGAAGAAGGCAGAGATCATCAGTAAGGTTAACAAAGGAGAAGTGCTTCCAGAGGATTTGAAAATGTACAAACCTGaaataacaaacaaagaaacagccTTTGATGCAAGAGTCCTGTTAGGTATGGCAAAGAATTTTTTTCAAGAAACAGCATCTACGTTTCAAGAAAAAGTGTGCAATGTATTACATCTTTAG